TTGCACCACCTTTTCTTAAGTATCAGATATCAGACCGCACAGCTCAATGTAGCATGGTCTGATCGGCTGCACTTGATGTGTTTGCTCAGAAGTTCAAAGTAGACCAGGATCGTCAGGATCATGAACACTACCAGAACTGCATAAAGCACGTTGCTTGTAAATACAACATTGTGTGCGAATGATCCGAGAACTACAAATGCTACAAGAGGGCATATCAGGCCCCATTGGGTAACATAGAACTCTTTGAAATGGTTCTCCTTGAAGTAGTCTATCAAAAGGAAAAAGCCAAAAAGCATATACCAGATTTCAAACGCAAAGGACAGGCCGACTACAAAGTAGAAGTAAGCGCCCAGTTCAAAGCCATGTACGTGCTCAAGGTAATGACCCAGCCTGAAACCGCTTATTGCAAAAAGGGTTATGTTTGGTATAACTATCAGAAAGCTTGGCAAAAAGTGCTTTTCCGGAAGACCTTCAGACTGGAAGTGGCTCTTGAAAAGTATAACCATCTTTACAAACAGCAGGAACATTCCCATTGAACCGGATATGAGACACATAAAAGCTGCAGTGTCTGATATTACATGACTACTTGCCATAGCTGCTATTCCTGACCCTACTACTGTGAGCATTCCCAAAAGGAAAGGATGCAGCAACCAGCCGAAGTTTATCTTATTGATGTCAAATCCGTTCTTGAAGGATATTTCCAGAAGCCTTATCTCAGTGAACATTACCAGGATGAAGAACAGTGACCAAAATATCATTGCCGGCAGAAAGAGTGCTGCAAAATTGCCAGAGAGGACAGGCAAAAAGTATCTAAGAGGACCAATGAGAACGTTCATGGACATGAGGTAAGATATCAGAGGTGCCAGAATTCCCGTATTCCTCAGAGGATCTTTAATGAGAGTCGGGAAACTGTCCGTTCTCATCCATCTGAAAAGCTTGACACTGAATATTATAGTTAGAGCAAAGTGAATGAACGTGAACAATATCATCACAAATTCAAGCAGGTAATAATATGGCACCTCATAGGATGTCAGGTCCATAGCCCACAACTGTGACCTTGTAATCAGACCGGCACCATGTTCTGTCGTATATTGCATCAGTACAAATGGCATTACTGCGATTCCACCGGCTCCAAGCGAAGCCAGAAATGCCAATGGAGTAAATTTCTTAGCATCCATAATTAATCATCCCACACTTATAGAATAAATTAAACTAACATATAACATTTTGATTTTGATATTATATATCTTAATGGTAGGTATATAGGGATTGTTGAGTGCGGATGAAATATCCCTGAATGGGAAGTACTTCCAGTATTGTTTTCAAAAAGAGAATACTCTACAAATTAAACATGTAAAAAAAAACAGAGGACGTATCTAAAAATCAAAATTAATCCTTGTAGTCCTTGTCGGATTTTGACACGCTCTTAAGCCTGTTCACACCGTCTATCTCATCGATGACATCAATTACAGCCTCAGGTACAAGGGATTTCCAATCCTCATCTCTTAGCATCCTTTTTCGAATCTCGCTACCGGAGTAGCCTTCCCTCTGATACATCGGAGGTTGTTCCACCGGAATGCCTGATTCCTGAAAAAGACGTACAACTAACGGGTTATTAGAATAGACCACATCAAAAGGCGGTGTCATAGAAATAATATGAGAGACCCACACAGCATTTCTTTGCAGGTCTTCCAGAGGAATCGCGTAATGTTTAATGCCAGCATCCTCTAAAG
The sequence above is a segment of the uncultured Methanolobus sp. genome. Coding sequences within it:
- a CDS encoding nicotinamide-nucleotide adenylyltransferase, with the protein product MHMRRAFYIGRFQPFHLGHYSIIKDIARDADEVVIGIGSAQKSHEPKNPFTAGERVMMIKHALEDAGIKHYAIPLEDLQRNAVWVSHIISMTPPFDVVYSNNPLVVRLFQESGIPVEQPPMYQREGYSGSEIRKRMLRDEDWKSLVPEAVIDVIDEIDGVNRLKSVSKSDKDYKD